From Hydrogenobacter sp.:
ATCGTGTGGGATCTCAGTTACAGCTGGAATGACTATGAGTGGATGAAAAAAAGGCATACTAAGAACTCTTTAAATGCCCCTTGGCTTATATACGAGGTGCATATAGGCTCCTGGAAAAAAAGGGGATGGGAGTCTTTAAGCTACAGAGAGCTTGCTGATGAGCTTGTCAGTTATGTAAAAGATATGGGATTTACTCACGTGGAGTTTCTGCCCGTTATGGAACATCCCTTTTACGGATCTTGGGGTTATCAAGTAACCGGATACTTTGCTCCCACATCTCGCTACGGAACGCCACAGGACTTTATGTATCTTATAGATAGCTTTCATCGGGAAGGAATAGGTGTCATCCTTGACTGGGTCCCATCTCACTTTCCTACGGATGCTAATGCGCTTGCTTATTTTGATGGAACGCATCTTTACGAGTATGAGGATTTCAAAAAGAGATACCATCCTGACTGGCAAAGCTACATATTTGACTACTCAAAACCTGAAGTTAGATCCTTCCTTTTAAGTTCAGCTCACTTCTGGCTTGAAAAGTATCACGCTGACGGACTGCGCGTTGATGCGGTGGCTTCAATGCTTTATTTGGATTATTCAAGAAAACCCGGTGAGTGGACACCTAACATCTATGGCGGAAAGGAAAACCTTGAAGCTATAGAATTCATCAGAAAACTAAATGAATGTGTATATGGGAACTTTCCGGACGTTCAGACTATTGCGGAAGAATCTACAGCCTGGCCTATGGTGACAAGACCCACATACCTTGGAGGGCTGGGCTTTGGAATGAAGTGGAACTTAGGATGGATGCACGATACACTCTTTTATTTCTCAAAAGATCCGGTGTACAGAAAGTACCATCAGGATAAGATCACTTTTAGCATATGGTATGCATTTTCTGAGAACTTCGTGTTAGTGCTTTCACACGACGAGGTGGTACATCAAAAAGGTTCCCTAATAGGTAAGATGCCAAAAGATTGGTGGCAGAAGTTTGCAAACCTTAGACTTTTACTCACATATATGTACGCTCATCCCGGTAAAAAGCTTCTCTTTATGGGAGGGGAGTTTGCCCAAT
This genomic window contains:
- the glgB gene encoding 1,4-alpha-glucan branching protein GlgB; the protein is MNFSMITDYDIYLFKEGTHCKLYEKLGAHPLEDGVYFAVWAPNAIYVSVIGSFNGWSRDSNPLKLRNDGSGIWEGFVSGAKTGDLYKYFIVSKSGYQAEKSDPFGFFFEVPPKTASIVWDLSYSWNDYEWMKKRHTKNSLNAPWLIYEVHIGSWKKRGWESLSYRELADELVSYVKDMGFTHVEFLPVMEHPFYGSWGYQVTGYFAPTSRYGTPQDFMYLIDSFHREGIGVILDWVPSHFPTDANALAYFDGTHLYEYEDFKKRYHPDWQSYIFDYSKPEVRSFLLSSAHFWLEKYHADGLRVDAVASMLYLDYSRKPGEWTPNIYGGKENLEAIEFIRKLNECVYGNFPDVQTIAEESTAWPMVTRPTYLGGLGFGMKWNLGWMHDTLFYFSKDPVYRKYHQDKITFSIWYAFSENFVLVLSHDEVVHQKGSLIGKMPKDWWQKFANLRLLLTYMYAHPGKKLLFMGGEFAQWEEWNHDKGLDWFLLNYPTHRGVYKLVKDLNRIVKENPALYELDFSPEGFEWIDFSDHEQSVISFIRKDTSGKNSILAVFNFTPVPRYNYQIGVPDGGFWRRLINSDAQEYGGSGHGDTEGIYAQEVPFHGRPYSLSLTLPPLGGMYFRRDPS